The following are encoded together in the Halanaerobiales bacterium genome:
- a CDS encoding 4Fe-4S binding protein has protein sequence MLEKTGIPKSDDLEKVKPSKKRLKDGAVAIAECFREIPCDPCYHSCPFGAFEEFDDINDKPNIDHEKCTGCGICISSCPGLAIFVVDYSYSEKRGLVKIPYEFLPLPEKGDEVSGLNREGKEICKATVEKVEDDEKKDKTAVVWLSVPKDKVMDVRNMKVGE, from the coding sequence ATGCTGGAAAAAACAGGTATACCAAAGTCAGATGATTTAGAAAAAGTTAAACCCAGTAAAAAAAGATTAAAAGATGGAGCAGTAGCTATTGCAGAATGTTTTAGGGAAATTCCTTGTGATCCATGTTATCATAGCTGTCCTTTTGGAGCTTTTGAAGAATTTGATGATATAAATGATAAACCAAATATTGACCATGAAAAATGTACCGGTTGTGGAATTTGTATATCCAGCTGTCCTGGTTTAGCTATTTTTGTTGTTGATTATAGTTATAGTGAAAAAAGAGGATTAGTTAAAATTCCGTATGAGTTTTTACCCTTACCTGAAAAAGGTGATGAAGTAAGTGGTTTAAATAGAGAAGGTAAAGAAATTTGTAAAGCTACAGTCGAAAAAGTTGAAGATGATGAAAAGAAAGATAAAACAGCTGTAGTCTGGCTGTCGGTACCTAAGGATAAAGTTATGGATGTTAGAAATATGAAGGTAGGTGAGTAA